The DNA segment CGAGGTTCTCGTGCTCCTGGCCCGCCACCCCGAGGGCATGACCGGGGACGAGCTGCTGTGCGCGCTGTACGCGGACGAGTCGGTGACACCGGTGACCTTGCGCGCCGAGCTGGCCCGACTGCGCCCGCTTCTGCCACCCGGGTTGCTGGCATCCCGGCCCTACCGGCTCTCCGTGCCGGTCGAGTGTGACGCGACCTTGGTGGAGCGGCAGTTGGAGACAGGTGCGCTCACGGCCGCCATACGGGCCTACCGTGGCCCGCTGCTGCCGAACTCCCAGGCCCCGGCGGTCGTGGGACTGCGGCGCCGGCTCGCCGCTGCTCTGCGCACGGCGCTGATCACCCGCGGCGACCCGGACCTGCTGGCCGACTGGGCCCACGCGCCGTGGGGCGAGCACGACCTGCCGGTCTGGCGAGCCTTGGCGGCTGTACGGCCGACGGCCCCCGTGCGGGCCCGGATCGCGGCGCTGGAGGCCGAGCTTGCCGTACCGGAGATGCCGAACCGTCGCCGTGTCCGTCAGACACCCTGGGTGACCAGCGGTGCAACATATCCGCAACGTCCGCCCGTCTAGCCTGCACGGCGGGAGCTGCCCAATGGCGGGCAGCGCTGCACCGGGAGGCACACCAGCATGACCCGTTACGCGACACCCGGCTCCGAGGGCTCGATCGTCTCCTACCAGCCGCGCTACGACCACTTCATCGGCGGGGAGTACGTGCCGCCGGCGCGCGGGCAGTACTTCGACAACCCGTCGCCGGTCAACGGACAGCCGTTCACCGAGATCGCGCGCGGTACCGCGGAGGACGTCGAGCGGGCACTCGACGCGGCGCACGCGGCCGCGCCCGGCTGGGGCCGTACGTCGGTGACGGAGCGCTCGGACATCCTGCTGAAGATCGCGGATCGTATGGAGGCGAACCTCGAGTCGCTGGCGGTGGCCGAGAGCTGGGAGAACGGCAAGCCGGTCCGCGAGACGCTGGCCGCGGACATTCCGCTGGCCATCGACCACTTCCGTTACTTCGCCGGGGCGATCCGCGCGCAGGAGGGGTCGCTGGGCGAGATCGACGACGACACCGTGGCGTACCACTTCCACGAGCCGCTCGGGGTCGTCGCGCAGATCATCCCGTGGAACTTCCCGATCCTGATGGCGGCCTGGAAGCTGGCGCCCGCGCTCGCGGCGGGCAACGCGGTCATCCTGAAGCCCGCCGAGCAGACCCCGGCGTCCATCCACTACTGGATGAGCCTGATCGCCGACCTGCTGCCGCCGGGCGTGGTCAACATCGTCAACGGGTTCGGCGCGGAGGCGGGCAAGCCGCTGGCCTCCAGCGCCCGGGTGGCGAAGGTGGCCTTCACCGGGGAGACCACGACCGGGCGGCTGATCATGCAGTACGCCTCCGAGAACATCAAGCCGGTGACGCTGGAGCTGGGCGGCAAGTCGCCCAACATCTTCTTCGACGACGTGTGGGCGCACGACGACGACTTCCGGGACAAGGCGCTCGAGGGCTTCACCATGTTCGCGCTCAACCAGGGCGAGGTGTGCACCTGTCCTTCCCGGGCGCTCGTCCAGCGCGGCCACTACACCGA comes from the Streptomyces seoulensis genome and includes:
- the adh gene encoding aldehyde dehydrogenase, which codes for MTRYATPGSEGSIVSYQPRYDHFIGGEYVPPARGQYFDNPSPVNGQPFTEIARGTAEDVERALDAAHAAAPGWGRTSVTERSDILLKIADRMEANLESLAVAESWENGKPVRETLAADIPLAIDHFRYFAGAIRAQEGSLGEIDDDTVAYHFHEPLGVVAQIIPWNFPILMAAWKLAPALAAGNAVILKPAEQTPASIHYWMSLIADLLPPGVVNIVNGFGAEAGKPLASSARVAKVAFTGETTTGRLIMQYASENIKPVTLELGGKSPNIFFDDVWAHDDDFRDKALEGFTMFALNQGEVCTCPSRALVQRGHYTDFLEAAVARTQQIKPGHPLDTDTMIGAQASNDQLEKILSYLDIGRQEGAKVLTGGERVEYDGELKGGYYVQPTIFEGDNRMRIFQEEIFGPVVSVTSFDDFDDAMKLANDTLYGLGAGVWTRDINTAYRAGRTIQAGRVWTNCYHAYPAHAAFGGYKQSGIGRENHKMMLEHYQQTKNLLVSYSPKKLGFF